The Glycine soja cultivar W05 chromosome 4, ASM419377v2, whole genome shotgun sequence genomic sequence GAAAAGGAGCTTTTAGCTATTGTTTTAGCATTCGATAAATTCGTACCTTATTTGCTTTGCTCCCATATTACTATTTTTACTGATCATGCATCTTTGAGGCACCTGTTGAAGAAGCCTGATGCTAAACccagattgatcaggtggatgcttatTTTTCAGGAGTTTGATATTGAAATCAGAGACAAGAGTGGTGCAGAAAACTGGTGGCTAATCATTTGAGTAGGATTAAGGGACATGTTGATTCCCTCCCTATTAGGGATAACTTCCCTGATGAGCATTTGATGCAGTTGCATTCATCACACGTCACAccttggtttgctaacattgtgaATTTCATTGTTGCGTCTGTTGTCCCACTGCATGCATCTAGGTCTTAAATAGATAAACTTAAGAGTGATGCCAAATATTATGTGTGGGATGATCCTTACTTGTGGATTTTTGGTAGTGACCAAGTGATCCATAGGTGTTTGCCCAATCATTAgatttagtatattttatagttttgtCATGGCACACCTACTAATGGTCATTTTGGTCCTCAACGGACAGCTAGGAGGATCTTAGATTGTGAGTTCTATTGTCCCACCATTTTTAGAGATGCTCATAATTTTTCCaccacttgtgagcagtgtcagaaaGTGGGAGGGACCATTGCACATATGCATGAGATGCCCCAACAACCCATTATTTTCTGtgagattttttatgtttggggTATTAATTTTATGGGTCATTTTCCTGTTTCTCATGGGTTTTCATATATCTTACTtgatgttgattatgtttctagGTGGGTTGAAGCTAAGGCCACCATAACTAATCATTCTAAAGTTGTCGTGGATTTTGTGAgatctaacatttttttgtagGTTTGGTGTGCCTAAAGCCATTATCAGTGACCAGGGGAGCCACTTCTGTAATAGGTCATTGGCATTGTTGCTCCAGAAGTATGGGGTCATGGATAGAGTTGCTACAACTTATCATCCCCAAACTAATGAGCAAGCAGAGGTTTATAATAGAGAGATCAAGCAAGTGTTGCAGAAGGTAGTGCAACCCAATAGGAAGGATTGGAGCTAGCTACTTGAGGATGCTCCATGGGCCCACAGGACCACTTATTGAATGTATTAACCTGCCTTGTCGCTATGATATCACTACTCTAAACtgcataaatttcaatttttaaatgaaaaaatccattaatttgcttatgaaaaatgagagtAATTTTTTTCGCGATATAGATTCACCAAACAAGGCAAAATTACTTAAaggaacacacacacacacacacacactaattGATAGCGACTGTCGAATCgttccaaaacaaataaaactaggaaATTCTGCAGTACATGATTAATCTAGGTTGACTCAAAGATACAATTCATTTTGGTTCCTACTTCAATTCACTTATAAATAATAAGAGGATTTTCAACAAATAGTTTGTGGGCAATGTAAAGGAATGCGAAAACACAAAAACAGAATTGTAGAAATAGAATagaatttttgaaaacaaaataaaaaaatatgaatcaagTTTAATAGCATCAATCCAATTTTCCAAACCAATGCAAACGAACTATCATAGTTCTACAGAGAATGATCATGTTATGAAAGTTCAATCAATGTCATTAGAGTTAGTTCAATCCAATTAATCCCTAAATTCATTGACATCACAAATTAGGTTGGAATATCATCCAAACAATCtatgattaaattttgaaattaggaaAATTATCCATAACCTAATTGGTTTTCAATCCTAAGcctattcataatcatgaaagtcgaaaataggattgaagaaaaagatgaacatTCACACAGAATTGAAATACTAAACCAGAACTCAAATTCAACCTTGTTTGGAGTGGATCATTGGATCATTAagtgtttagccttccatgatcatcaccaGTGGAAGAGCCATGAAATTTGTGCATgaaaaaggaagaatagaagtgaaaaaaagaagaagaatgaagaacaattgagagaaaaagagagaaaagagtttAATCCTAAAGCTTGCACAACAAGTAACAAAAtctatttttatacaaaatgaagtaactaactaactaattaactTCCACTAAAATATACAATTACTACTTAGGAGGAAGGGATGGACCTTGATCAGGCTCATCTAATCTACCTAATTATACTAATTACACAACGCAAAGACCAAATTCACAGTCCGATTATTGAAGTGCAGAGATTCTGACTTCCAAGTCCAATTTAACCCTTAAAATGGCAGAATTGACCCAAGTGTATTTTTGACGAAACTGAAGATCATTTTCTTAGCTTCCCAAGAACTACTCACATGCTCCATTTGGAGTTTTGTAGTGTCCTATAGGTTTTGCACAAGACAAATAGGTTAAGTAAGCACAAAAATACGAAAATAAGCCACAATTATCAATTAACCTCAATCATTTTCCTAAGACCAAAACTTAGTTAAGGTGAGAAAAATAAGGGCAAAAGATATTTCAATTGAgataagaagaatagaaaaatactaaactaCAAATTCTCAATCAAccactgatgcaatcctaccccccaagggcattggatagaagactccaagaagattgggccaaagatgcaagagaaggccctagggttctcatgagccttagggtagattttgggcccatgggctaagtatgaacccacttatctttgtacatcttagattaaggtttcattaattttgggccttgcatttagggctccataatgtaggtagggtaccctagaaatataagattttccagcccttgtattttagggcacctagagtagtttttgtattaggggtagttttgtaatttcaattcattaagtgaatatttgatgtgtgtgttgagaaataaatttaattgaattgggagaagcccaatccaattaaattttagagggggtggtgtgcatttgcttgctacaccccattgccacatcatatagtcacactttgtgcatgtccttcatgctttacatgcctcatgacacctaagcacacttagtggagaatcttggacttgatcttggattagtgggctgaaccatatctgaaattcactaatcataattagtgaaattttgggtccacaaattcaatttcaaattcaagtgaaatttgaatagaaattcaaatttccctccaattttgtgtgacacttaggctataaatagaggctatgtgtgtgcattttgttcggtgatgttcttttgcttcttctatctttttgttcggtgaattctctttaattccttgctgtaaatcacttaatccatgttgtcttagagtcatgtttagtcatagtaattgtcacattatgttctaagtttgtgttgaatttttattttgtttattgaattctagattaGACATGGCAATGGGGCGGGGCGGGGACGGGTATTGTTTCCCCAATCCCTGACCCCGACTCCCCGACCTGTCCCCATACCCGTACCCGATACCCGACGGGTTTAAAAATTTCATCCCATCCCCGTACCCGTCGGGTATCGGGTATCCCCGACCCCGACCCGTACCCgattccaattaaaaaaaaattaaaaatattaaaaatttgattttaaaaaaaataaattgattgttaaacctttattttcaactacttatatatcattaaatttattataacataTGTGACTACAAAATTCGTTAAgaaatgaatattaaattatgtaaaaattctaaaataaaattaactactaataaataaaataaagactaaCACATTTGTCTAGCATGATTCCATaattttttaaggtaaataaaatacgtcaaatataaaacaacataattcaaatgttcattagTTCAAATTAcaccaaattagaaataaatagaaaatgaaaacaatgtccatcatcaaaataaccaccAACTTCACCAAAGATGTCATCAGCATTTCTTCTTCAGCGCTCAACCtgatatttataaaatcaaacatcATATTTTAGATGTTTCAAATCTTAAAATCACACATCACACTAGCAAATAAGTATAGTTATTACTTTATCGATCAACAATAATGTCTACTAATCTTGCAAACATTGAGTAATGTTACTGACCAAAGATCcacctatattttaaaaaaattgaaaaattagatatgtataatgatattaaaaaaaaattagaacaactAAAAGTGAATATACCTTCATCATCGGATTCAATCTCATCAGTAAAAGTTGATTCTTCAATTGATCTAGaacctataaataataattataaaataataaataacaagttataagttttaaaaatataagcaatTCATAAAGTATTACATAAGCATTCAGAATTTTACATGCATTCTCTGAATTCCATAACCAACTTTTAGAACACATCAAAGCTTCTAAAGTAGTATAATGAGGTCGGCTACGATGAGGAGTTAATATCTGACCTCCAATACTAAATGCCGATTCAGAAGCTACAGTGGAGATCGGAATAGCTAACACATCCCTTGCAATTGCTTGTAGTGTTGGATACTTTAACTCATTCAATTTCCACCACATTAAGATATCAAAATCTGAACTTCTTGGTAAAACTTCCTCCTCTAAGTAATGATCTAACTCCGTTTTCATAGTTGAGGTTCTtgcccttttctttctttcaatgtATCTATCATAATCACACAATTTACTCTTTCCATCACTAACCACATCTTGTGATTCAAAAGAACTAGTAGAATCTTGATGCTTTTTGGCTTGATATTCCGAAACCAAATCATAACACAAGTTTCGGATCCTATTCActtgtgaaaaaaaatcaatgggaTAAATTGATTCAAAGTAAAACTCAAGCAACTCCATTTTGTATCTTGGATCTAAAACAATAGCAACTCCCATGATCCCATGAATAACACTCCAATAAGAATCAAATTTTTGTAACATCTTTTTTGCCATATTTTGAATCACTTCATTAGGGGAATTGACCCATTCAGATAAAGCCATCTTGATCTCACAAATTTGAGGAAAATAAATGTTGGCAGTTGGATATTTTGTACCAGAAATCATTTctgtaatatcattaaatatggCCAACCTCTTACGCACTTCCTTTGCAAGTTTCCATTGTGAATCACTTGGAAAACAAGAGTATTGAGTTTCACGCTGCTTTAATCGGGAAAACACATCCTTATATGATATTGCAACATCAAGCATCTTGTAAGTTGAATTCCATCTAGTTGGACAATCTAAACTCAACTTTTTGGTGCAAGGGATTCGCAATTGTTTAGCAGTATCTTGAAATTTTTCCAGCCTTTTAGGTGTTGCAATCCAATATGCTACACTATCTCAAATTTTTTCCACTCCATCCTTCACAACTCCTAAACCATCTTTTACTATCAAATTTAAGATATGTGCACAACAACGCATGTGAAGAAACGCTCCTTCCTTAATTAAAGTGCCTAATTGCaacttattcttaattttttcaatcatGCAATCATTTGTACTACAATTATCCAAAGTGATAGTGGACAATTTTGTATCAATGTTCCAATCCAGCAAACACTCAACTAGTGCATTGCAAAGTCTTTCACTTGTGTGAGGTGAAGGAACATAAATGAACCTAGTATATTAGCACAAAAATAGCTTAATCACACTATCACAGAAAAAGATCTAACACAATATATCAACACAAAAATATCtagcacaaaaaattataaaaaatatccaacacAATATATTGGGAAGCtataaaattaatgatgttGCTAGTACCTCAAAATGCGAATTTGCAAAGTCCATGAGCTATCAATGTAATGAGTTGTGACAGCCATATACCCTTTCTTTTGGTTGCTTGCAGTCCACATATCTGATGTAATTGCCACCCTTCCTTCATTTGTATCCAACAGCTTCATATCTCTTTCTTTATAGTGTTTCGTGAAGGACATTGAAATTGTGGTTGGAGTGTAGCTAAAAATCTTCTAAACCCAACATGATTCACTATTGAAAGTGGATATTCATGCATGATAATAGCACATGCAAGATCCTTCCTTGCATTTTCTTCATTATAACCTCCAGCAATCAATTCTTGTCTACCTTGTGTAACCTTAGGAATAAGAAATGTTTGTCCCTTCCCTTTGTCATGTAACCTTTTCTGAATGCATTTCTCCATATGGGCATGCAAATGCTTTGTTCCATTCTTTGATGCTCCCCCGAGAAGCTTTTTGCAGTATTTACATTGGGCCTTGTCTTGCCCATCAACAGTTTTAATCTTATCAAAATGGTTCCACACAATACTTTTGAGCCTCCCTCCTCCAGTTTTTGTTGATGATACACCATGGTCATCCACCTCCATGCTAGGTGGTTGTTGCATAGGTTCATTATTAGGACCTTCAACTGTACCGGTAGAACTTTCTACTGGAGTTGGTTTGTGTGAAGATAGCGGAGTAGGATGGTCTGAAGATTGTGAAGTTGGTTGGTGTGAACTAGGTTCTTCAATTTGCATATTTTCAGCCATGGACTTCAACAACaagctattattttaaaaaccaaagcAATTAATACAATACAGAttaaaaaacatgaataaaataGTAATCCATGGCAACTAATGTAGAGAATAATACTTCAAAACCCTATATAGCAGTAAAAATGTGACAAGAAATAAATCTGATTGAGCTGTCATGTATGCTGTCATGTATTTTTGTTGATCTGAATGAGCTACTATTAGTAATTATTACAATGGTTAATGGACTGGACTATTACATGCTGTAATTAGATTAAACCAAAAATACCagataaaaaagggaaaaaataaacaaacattaaatagtaaataaaaagGTAGTCCGTCCTGCAGTTTGTTTTGAAGAActagaataaaaacaaattctatGATAGGTAAAGTAATCCAAACAGAAAATTCAATTAGGACTTGTGTGGAATTTTAAATGtatgtttcattatttattttgcatGTTCTCCCACTAGTTCATAACTGTAGTAGACCTGCAGTACTATTAAGTCAAGATGTTATTCTGTTTTTCTAGCTAATGGTATCTTAATTGAAGCAATGACTATCTGATTAGCTTCTAATTAACAAAGTAGTGGGTTTGAGCTGTCACAATAATATCTAaagattgtaaaaattaaaaaccttgTGAATAATGTTGAATTTTTGTACTTGAATCTCTCAACAAAAGAAATTTGAACTTCAAATGGCCCCTAAAATTCCCTTCAACATGTTTATGATGGGATACTTTCTATAATTTTGTAGAGtaactttcaaaactaataaTTGGAAAATAGATATTAGTCAGCAGCATTAGCTAGCTACATTCATGTTAGAACTGTTGAACCAGATCAAATTAAATCACATCCCCAATCATATTGTGATCACATTCTACTCTTCAAAAGTTTACATGCCCCTCTATGAATATGATGATTGATGTCTCTCCAAGAATATGAAGCTAGAAATATGATGACAGTATTTGAAATTGTAGACTGCATCACATGATGAGGCCTAGGGAATTATGAAGTCTTATGACCATTTTCGATGATAGTGAGTTGACGCTGAAGGAAAGATGAGATGTCGGATAAAGGACTACTCTAGGAGATGTGAGATTTTAAATGAGTAATGATaggttatattatttttgttggtaTTTGTAATGATAGGTTATATTATTTGCACACATAGAGTAAATTCACAACATAACTTAGCAATATATATGAATCATTGCAGTAACCAAAATTGCAATCACAACCACAATTCAAAACAATGGTGATGGGCCCATAGTTCTCATTGGATTCTGAATCCAAAAATTTGCTAATGAAACATTAAGCAATTGGAGAATATTTCTAGGCTCATTTGTGATAGTACTGACAGTTGAATTTAGCAATTCCGATCAGTTAGTATATGGTCAATGTGGAGTTGAGTTTGCTGTTTTAGTATCGTGAGACAGAGTGGCAAGCTTAATCTACATAAATTTGCGTTCTGTTGTAACTTGAAAAAGGAATAATCTAGGTCATCTTCATGGCAAAGAAACTTcacaaaacaaattaacaatcaactaaagaaatttatccaaaatcATGCATATATGTTAACCACTGAACATAATTGAAAGTAAGTGAATGGCTAATTTGGACTTATCcaaaatttcaactttaaatGCACAATACTACTGAGCGACAACCACTATTCAATTAACATGACATTCAAACTTGCCATTGCACAATTTATGTTAGATATAAGCTATCAACCTATCTGGTGAAAATCCAACTCAATCAACCTAAATCATATTAGAATTCTCAATCTCAAATCAAGATCTAATTATATTTAAGCATAACATAATTACCATTTAAAAATTCAAGAACAAGAATCAAGGGAAAAATATGAATCTAATTGCATTCAAATCCAAATTAGAGAAAAGTCAACAAATGTACACATGATTTTTAATACTCAGGTGTTTTGCAAGACAGGGACAGTAACATTTTTAGAATGTTATATATTGTAGGTAGCTTATTTAGCTCGATTTGGATAAATTATTCAGTGTTGTATGCTGTCATGTATTTTCTGTTGATCTGAATGAGCTACTATTAGTAATTATTACAATGGTTAATGGACTGGACTATTACATGCTGTAATTAGATTAAACCAGAAATACCagataaaaaagggaaaaaataaataaacattaaatagtaaataaaaagGTAGTTTGTCCTGCAGTTTGTTTTGAAGAActagaataaaaacaaattctat encodes the following:
- the LOC114410765 gene encoding zinc finger BED domain-containing protein DAYSLEEPER-like, which codes for MKLLDTNEGRVAITSDMWTASNQKKGYMAVTTHYIDSSWTLQIRILRLEKFQDTAKQLRIPCTKKLSLDCPTRWNSTYKMLDVAISYKDVFSRLKQRETQYSCFPSDSQWKLAKEVRKRLAIFNDITEMISGTKYPTANIYFPQICEIKMALSEWVNSPNEVIQNMAKKMLQKFDSYWSVIHGIMGVAIVLDPRYKMELLEFYFESIYPIDFFSQVNRIRNLCYDLVSEYQAKKHQDSTSSFESQDVVSDGKSKLCDYDRYIERKKRARTSTMKTELDHYLEEEVLPRSSDFDILMWWKLNELKYPTLQAIARDVLAIPISTVASESAFSIGGSRSIEESTFTDEIESDDEGGSLVSNITQCLQD